The segment TCCCTCGACAATCAAATCCAGCCCTTCTGCGGGATGTCCTTGCTCTAGGGCTTTTTCAGCAAGATCAAGTTGTTCAAAGAGTTCCAAAGTCCTCGCTTGAACGGCAAGAGCCTTAGAACGATCGGTGATGCCTTTGTTTTTCTCAATGATTCTGAATTTGATTCCGAATTGCGCCAGGAGACATGCCATAGTCAGGCCCGTGGGACCCGCCCCGACGATAAGAACATCAACATCGGTTGGATGTGTCATAGAAGGCTCCCGAAGCAATTGAATATCGACATTCAAAAGTGGACCACTTATAGTGGGTCCAAAACAATCACTATGAATGGAAGATTTGTATGCAAAAAATTAAAGTCACCAATCCTGTAGTAGAGCTTGATGGCGACGAAATGACTCGCGTCATCTGGTCTTTTATTAAAAACAAACTCATCACTCCGTACCTCGATATGGATATCAAGTATTACGATTTGGGTATGGAACATCGTGATGCTACCAATGACGAAGTAACTGTGGCTGCTGCTGAAGCAATCAAAAAGTACAACGTTGGTATCAAATGCGCGACGATCACTCCTGACGAAGCTCGCGTCAAAGAATTCAACTTGAAACAGATGTGGAAATCACCAAACGGGACCATCAGAAATATTTTAGATGGCACAGTTTTCCGTGAGCCAATCGTGTGCGAAAACATTCCTCGCTTGGTTCCTAACTGGACTGCTCCAATCTGCATCGGCCGTCACGCGTTTGGCGATCAATATCGCGCAACTGATTTCGTTACTAAAGGCAAAGGCAAACTCACGATCACTTTCGAACCAGAAGGTGGCGAAAAGATCTCTCACGAAGTTTACAACTTCAAAGGCGATGGCGTTGCTTTGGCAATGTACAACACCGATGAATCTATTCGTGGTTTTGCTCGTTCTTGCTTCAATATGGCTTTGACAAAAAAATGGCCTTTGTACTTCTCTTCTAAGAACACCATCTTGAAGAAGTACGACGGTCGCTTCAAAGATATTTTCCAAGAGCTCTATGACAAAGAATTCAAAGAAACATTCGCAAAAGCTGGGATCACTTACGAACATCGTCTTATCGACGATATGGTTGCATCTGCACTGAAATGGAACGGCAACTTCGTATGGGCTTGTAAGAACTATGATGGCGACGTTCAGTCAGACACAGTTGCTCAAGGTTTCGGTTCACTCGGCTTGATGACGTCTGTTTTGATCACTCCAGATGGCAAGACAATGGAGTCTGAAGCAGCTCACGGCACTGTGACTCGCCACTTCCGCGCACATCAACAAGGTAAACCGACTTCTACCAACCCAATCGCTTCGATCTTTGCTTGGACTCGTGGTCTTGAGCATCGTGGTAACTTGGATGGTAACAAAGCCTTGGTTAACTTTGCTCAGACTTTGGAAAAAGTTTGTGTCGACACAGTTCAATCCGGCAAAATGACTAAAGACCTCGCGGTTTGCATCTACGGCGACAAAGTAACTCAAGATCAGTACATGAATACTGAGCCCTTCTTAGAGTTGTTGGATAGCAACTTAAGAAAAGCACTTACGAAATAATTCAATAAACTCCTAGCGGTCTTCGGGCTGCTAGGAGTCTTTTCGAAGTCCCTTCTGTTTTTTCGGTAACGTCAGCACAAAACATGTATTTTTAGAAATCGGATCTAGCTCTAAGCTACCGCCATGTTCTTCAGCAATCGCTTTGGAAATACTCAAACCTAAGCCCGTCCCCTGATGCATTTCCTTTGTGGTAAAGAATGGCTGCATGATTTTGTCTTGCAGATTTTCCGGAATACCCTGGCCGCTATCCGCGATGCGAATGACCCACAAATCGCCCTCATCAAAAACTGCAATATCCACCCACTTCTGAGGTAAATCACGAACGGCATCAAACGAATTACTGAGAAGATTAATGATAATTTGCTCGATCTGAACAGAACGGCATTCTATCAAAGCCCCGGCGGGTGGTAAGTTCTGACGGACTTCAATTCCATGATAGATGAACTTTTCACGATTCAGTGAGTTCGCATTAATAATCGATGTAGTTAAATCCACCGTTTCATACGGATCATTAAAACCATCACGCGAAAGAGCTTTCAGCCCACGGACGATTTTATCAATTCTATGCACAGTCTTTTCAATACTTTCCAAATACTGATTGGCTTTTGGCAAACGTCCTTCAGGAATGTGACTGAGTATTCTGCGCAAGAGTCCGACATTGCCATTGATAATCGTTAAAGGATTATTAATCTCGTGGGCAATCGAAGCCGCCATTTCACCGAGTGACGCGAGCTTTGTCTTATGAATAAGCTTTGCCTGCTGATCGTGAAATTGTGATTGGCTTTTACGAAGCTCCATCAGCGCCACCACCTGACGAGCAAGAGCTGTCAAGGCCTGCATCTGCTCTGAGGTCATGAGCCTCGGCTCAAGATCAATCACGCAGAGTGCCCCAAGCCCAACACCTTCCGGAGAAATCAACGGGACTCCCGCATAGAAGCGAATGAAAGGAGGCCCCTTCATAAGTTCCATATCCCGAAAACGCGGGTCATTCATGGTATCAGGAACAATCATTGGCTGGCGATCTTGCGCTACGCATGCGCAAATCGACGTATCCAATGAAGTTTGTTGAAGTGAAGTTCCCCGATGAGATTTGAACCATTGACGGTCTTTATCAATGAAGCTCACTAAAGAAATAGGAGTGCGACAGATCGTCGACGCCAGATAAGTGATATCATCGTAAGCCTGTTCAGATTCTGAATCGAGGATGTTATATTCTTTTAAAACACGCAGTCTGAGTTGTTCGTCAGTGTTGAATTCCAAATGTTGCAGCCTTCTAGTTGTGTTCGAATAAGTCTATAAACAAAGTTAGTCTACGGGTACAATATTCTTGTCCTCATCATCCATAGGTCTAGCAATTCCGGTCTTTCAGAGGTATTTTGCAAACATGATTGAGTTCTTCGAAATATTCCTCCGATGCATACTTGGAATACAGCTCACATTTTGGGGCCTAAATGGCTTCTTCCACTGGAAGCCAATTCCACCGTCCTCAAAGGCGATCGATAACTTTACTGCCGCTTGTGTTGAAAGTCGTTTCATTATGCCCGCAGTGAAAGCTTTTGAAATTGTATTTGGGATATTTCTTTTAGCAAATTTCGCCGTACCGCTCGCATTAGCAATGCTATCGCCGATTATCTTCGTGATTACTGGACTCCATGCGCTTTATAGCAAGAAGTCCTGGGAAGTCTTAATACCTATATCATTGCCTTTTGTTGTCCTCGTGATTTTACACCACGAGGCTTGGCTGAAATTACTTAATTAAATCGTTGGCAGATTTGCCGAGATCCAAAAGCATCTGCTGAACTTTATCGTAATCTTTGAGATTGGCGTCTTTGAAGTCGTCCATGTGATACAAGTTATAAAGAATCTTTCCGCCTTTTTCGTCTTTGACCATTTTCTTCAAAGCATCAACAACAGTCTTTTTCAACTCAGGTGGAAAATCTTTTCTGAAAACTACTGGATCATTTGGAATAGCATCCGTCTTAGTAATGATAACGATTTGGTCAAAAACATCCGGAAACTGAGTCTTCACAAGTTTACGCGCGTCCTGAGGTTCACCATTTTCCGCCGGGGTGTGATAAGTCGCACCGGCATCTACCTGACGTTGATAAACCATGGTGACAACGCTGTCATGGCGGCCGGCAAAAACGACCTCTTTCGGCTGCACTTTTTCGTCTTTCAAAAGTTTTGAAGGCAAAACAAACCCTGAACCAGAAGAAGGGTCGACAAAGGCGATTTTTTTATTGTTCAGGTCTTTAAGTGTTTTCGGTCCGTCTTTTCTGGCGATGATCTGACCCCAGTAAACGTCACGGCCTTTGTAAACGCCTGTTAACGCCGCTTCAGCACCATATCTATCATGGGCAATGATGTAACCAAACGTGTTCATGATCGCCATGTCAGCACGCTTTGAACCGAGAGCCTCAATCACCGCGATAAAACTTGATGGAACATTTACTTCAAACGGCAAACCGGTTTTCTCTTTAAGGTAAGCTTCGAGCTCTTTGCCATTCTCTTCGAGAAGTTTTGTATCTTGACCAGGAACCAACGAAATTTTAATCGGGTTTCCTGGAGTACCAACTTCAGTTTTAGTGGTGCAATTTACTAGAACAAAAACACTCGCGAGAATAAGAAGGTATTTAGTCATAGGCATGCTGGTAGATGGTTTGGACATCAGTGTCGGCCAAGACACTACTCCAAATTCCTACCTCGTCAATATCCCCATTAAAAAAATCTGCTGCGTTGGGATTCAACTCTGTTCCACCGGCTCCCAAATAGAGGGGCCGTGTCGTGTTAGGAGCATAGACTAGAAAATTTACACCCACTTGAAAGCCATTCTGGTAAAAGCGCAAACTTGAACCATCAAATGTAACGGCGATATGAGTCCACACATTGTTGGGAATAGCGGCTCCGCGCGCGATGATCCACGTATCTGCCGAGCCATTTCCTAAGCGGACTTGCGGCACTCCACTTGAATCGACATAAACAGCATAGCCACGCGTCGGCAAAGTATCCCGCGAAGCCAGTACGCAACGGTCTCCACCGCCGCCGGTAACACGAATCCAGGCCGTCAAAGAAAAGACCGCCTGGTTAAGATTCCCATAAAAAGGCAAAAAGACCCTGTCATCAACACCATCAAAATGAGTCGCGAAACCGACCATTCCCGAAGTCGTTGTCATGCCCATCGAGTTTGGATTTCTCACGGTGCCGTTGTAGCCAACCATCGCAAAGAAAACGGAGTTATCACCAAAAAGCGAAGAGGACATTTGAAAATATTGTTGAAGTTTATCGTACTGCGGGGTCCAAAATCGATTGAAGGTCTTTTGTCTTTCTGGATTTGAGGAGCTATCGCCAGAACACGCTACAAGAAGTGCCGCGCCCAACGACAGAAGTAATCCACAAAGTTTTCCCATGAAAACTATTGCAACACTACTCTGTCTTTGCGCCCTTCTCATCATTGGAATTTTTGAGGCGTTTTGAAAGAGTTTTTAGTAATGCCTTCGACCACGCCGGGCGTGAAAACAAAACGGCATCGAGACTCGCGCTTGGAATCTCTATCAATTCACAGTCCGCAGTACTTTTCACATTCGCAGAACGTGCTTCACCGTTGATATAGGCCATTTCACCGACGAATTCTCCGGGAACGATTGTGCCTAGCACGATCTCACCTGCGGGATCACTTTTATATGCTTTAAGCTCACCGGATTTCAAAATATAAACGAAATCTGCCTTTTCACCCTCTTTAATAAGCTGCTCGCCAGGCGATAAGAAAATCAAGTGGTATAAAGCCTTATCCTCATGTGAAACCCAGTTCAGAGCACGGGTCACAAGGTTGTTAAAAACACTGACCTTTCCCGTGCCGGAAAGAAACTGAACTTGTCCCGTTACAACTTCATCCATGAAAAGATGCTCATCCACCGAAGGCGATAAGATAATAACTGCCATGCGATCTTTGCGATCAAGAATCTTACGCGTGAGATCGACCGCATTCATTTTTGGAATTTGGAAGTCGACAACCACCACATGAGGCGGAACATTTTCAGATTTTCTCAAAGCCTCAATCCCATCGGTCGCAGTGAAAACCGTAGAATTTTGGACGTGCGCTTTGATTGCTTCTTCAAGCTGAGCATTTAGCTCAGGATTTGATGTCGCTACTAGGAAGATTCTCTTATTTTCAAGTTCAGCCATCGCTTAATGCTATTTCAAGTCGAATAATTAGCAAATGAAAATTCGAATCTTATAGACCTTCAAATGTTCGAATCAGTTTGCAAGGATTTTCAGCTCCGGCACCAAAATGAGTCACAAAGTGAGTCATCTTAGCTCTCGAAAAGCTTTGAGAAAATGCCGATCTATTACACATGACATTATCCAAAAAGCGCATTGGCGTTTTCGCCATTTTGTCGGGCTGGGGCCTTATGGTCCTATTGTTTCAAAACATGACACTCGTCGAGTTCTCGACGTTGAATCTGCCTAGCGTGGATGAGCAAGCTCGCCAGGATCAGGCCCGTGAGCTTCTAGGGGTCTCCTACAAGGGCAGCCTTGCTCAGCGCTTTGAGGGTGAACAGGATCTCAATTATCTGGTTTATAAAAAAATTGAGTCCTCCATGGATGAGAAATGGAAAAGCCGCCTTGCTGAAATTACGGAAGCCGTAATTATGGAAAGCCGAAACCAGGAACTCGATCCTATTTTCGTTCTAGCTGTTATTCAGACGGAAAGCGGGTTCAACACTGACGCCCGTGGCGACGCCGGCGAAATAGGTCTGATGCAAATCCTGCCAAAAACTGCCGAATGGATTGCCAAAAAATATAAAATGCCATGGAAGGGAGCAAACTCCCTCTTTGACCCAGTTACAAATATTAAAATTGGGATCACGTACTTTGCCCATCTCCGCAATGAGTTCGACAGCCGGGCTTACCACTATCTTCCGGCCTATAATATGGGCCCCAAAAATATGCGCAAAGTCAGCCGCACCATCGGTAGCATCTCACCTGATGGCAAAATCATTAAACGGGACTATGCAATGCGGGTTATGAAGAACTACACCAGTATCTATGAACAGATGATTTCCGCACAAAAAGAAATGGTGCAGTTCGCGAAGGATAATGAAGTTGAGCAAATCACCCGCTAATAGTTTATTGTCATACGTGGCTGCTCGACCCGCTCCACAACCGGCGGCGTCCAGCGCCCTTCTAAAGCTTCCTTCTTAGGCCAATACATTTTCATCGTTAGCTGGAAGTTACCTTTACCTGAAGGCAGCCAATTGGCTTCTTTATCTTTGCCTGGACTTGTCGGCTGGATATAGATCGTTAATGAGCCATCAGGATTCGGGCGCGTTCGAGTATACTGACCAATCGAATACCGGCGAGGTGCATTTTCAATGAGGTTTACATCCGGCAGATGAAACATTGTAATCGACCAGAAGGCATTCACTGGCGGCAGCTTGTCTTTTGCAAAGGTGATTTTATAGCTGTTCTCACCCATGAGTTGCTGGCCCATATTATCCTCATATGCGATCGGGAAAAGCGCATCTTGTGGAGGTAAAGCACCTAGTCCTAAATACGCCTCGTAGGCGCGACGATGATAGTCAGTGCCAAAACCTGAAGTCGTAATTGGCATCGTCCAGCCATTCACTAAGCGCCCCGTTGGTGAGAAAGACCCTTGATGTGCCAAGATAAAATTTTTCGCTCCTTTCACGCTCTCACTTAACGCTCTTTGTGAATCAACAGGCAGATCCGAGAATTTGAAATTCTTTGTTGGAACAATACCCAGCGTACGAAGTTTATCCATAAAGGCCGTGTCGATGGGAGGGGATGGGTTATCCACCATCAATGCGCAAAGTTTTGTATAAAACTCGTCAGCACTCATCGAGAAAACCTGATCCCGCGGCGCAATCCGAGGATCTACTGTTAAATCCACATCCACCATGCGCATCCCACTTTTGTTTTTGCCCCAGTGACTAAGCGGTGTCAGGTGAAGGCCATTTTGAAAAGCTCTTACGGAAGCGGTGTCTGTGCCACTGCCGGCATAAATGCGAATCGGAACCCAAACCAAATTTGTCGGAGATCGAAGAGGCTTCATCCCTCTTGGAGTCGACCCTTTCCATTGGGGCCCACTTAAAAGAAATCGCTGCTTACCACGCCCTGTGGCGCGCGTGCCAACAACACCGAAAATATCAGACCAAGCCTGCAAAAGACCGCCGACAAAAAAATGATTTCCAGAACTAGGGATCGTAAGCACGACAGGATCATCTGCTAAGTTCAACCATGCGGTTGAGTAAATCATATCGTTATCAAGAGAGGCGAGATCATGATAGCGATTCTCGCGCACCTTGCGTGTATGATAGAATTGATACATAGGCACTTTGCTCTGCTTATCAGAAGATCTCGATAGCACTTCTGTATGTCTCCTTGCCGTGTCCATTAACACCAGTGGAAATCCATAAGAATAAGCATCTCGTGCAAGATCTTCCCTCTGAGATCTTTTCTTAGAATCCCGTTCGCAGGACATGACTAAAACACTGCCACCAACTAACGCTAGAATACTAAAAATGAGCATCAAATAGGTTCTGATTGATTTCATAATTTCCCCCACGAAAGAAAGTTTAATGAGGGCACGTTACGCTTTTGGTCGGATCCGTTGACAAGTTTGACACACTGACAGAATGTTCAGACAACAAACTTGCCAAAGATCTGGAGTTTGGCCAATAAGATCTTGAGTGAACTTTCAACTCGCGGTAGTTCTTTATCTAAGATTTAGAAAAGGACACCGTGGATAAGAAAAAACTGATCGCTCACATTCGTGCTGAACTGGAAAAAGACCTTTTGGTATTAAAAGAGTCTGAGCGTGCGACTCGCGAAGCAGCGACTCACGAGGAAAGCAAACCTGAAAATGAGTATGATACGCGGGCACTGGAGGCCTCTTATTTAGCCGGAGCTCAGTCCAAGCGTATTACGGATACTGAAGAGCTTTTAGTGATCTTCAAACACGCAGAGCCTAAATCCTTTACTGATAACGATCCTATTTCGGCAACGGCGCTCGTTGAAACTGAACTCAACGGCAAAAGCAGCTACTTTTTTGTGATGACTAAAGGTGGCGGCGTGAATGTCACATTTGAAGGGAAAAAGATCCAAGTGATCACGCCAAGCAGCCCGCTTGGCGAAGCCCTCCTTGGACTTAAAGTCGGAGACACCGCTCTGCTTGAGCAAGGCAATAGAACTCTTGAGTACGATATTATTTCTATCCAGTAAGAACTTTGTTGGCGCGTTTTAAGCGCTGAGAAAGTGTTTTCACTAAAGCCCGTGCCCACGAAGGCTTCGAGAAAATCACATTATCCAAAGAGCTCATCGGAATTTCGACAAGATCCACATCGGTGACGGCTTCGATCGTTGCCGAACGCGGCTCGTGATTGAAGTGACCCATCTCACCGACGAACTCACCGGCGCCGATTTCACCTAAGGTGACACGGCCGCCTGAAAGTCCATCCGAATAAGCTTTCAGAGTTCCGTTCTTAACTATATAAACCGATTGTGTGGCGTCGCCCTCTTTGAAAAGCACTTCCCCGGCTTGGAGATGGCGGAGCGTATACTCTGTCGTTTGTGTCCCCGTCTTCGGAGTGACAAGCTTCGCGACCACTTCGACCACGGCGTTTTCGCGCTCCGGCTCCGTGAGATAGTGAATACGCCCGTTAGGAGGGTACAGATCTAAATCCGCTACCACCGACATAATCACTATATGAACATCGCTATGATTTTTCTCTTTATATATTTTTGCGACAATCTCAAGACCGGAGCACTTTGGCAGATACTCATCAACAAAGACCATCTTTGGAAAGACGTTGTCGATTTTATATTTCGTATCAAACCAGTCCGCTGCATGAAAGATCGAGCAGTTGGTGAAGTTCTTATTGATAAATTCGGACATCGCAGTGATGCGGTTACCGTTACCACTCACAATTAGAAAGACGTTTTTATCTTGTGGACGTGCCATGTTGTACCTTCCATTCCAATTTATCTCTTCTTGAGACACAACCGACGTACTACTTATACAACAATTATCTCCCGCTTTGTGTTCTGGCTCAAGCCGCTGTCAAAAGGAACGCCAGGTTCGATTTAATTCGCACCAAGATGAGAAAAGCCGACGAACTTCTATACGGTCTTATTGATTACACCATGGCCGCGGAGTCACCACGCGGGTGATCTCATTAGCGCGCATATAAAGAAATTCACTACCAACAGCGATCTTCAAACGCTCTGTTCGGGGTGAACGCGCCGACACTGTCATGATCTGCGCAAAGCCGTCACTGTCTGTTGTCGTGACGCCTTGATTGGGTTTCATATTCCATCTGACCGGGCGATTTGCAATCGCAGTCAAATCGGCATTCGTTACGCCATTTGCAACGGTGCCTTCAGAGTCACGGCACTGAAGCTGAATGTTGATCACAACCATGTATTCTTTGTGGCAATTATGAGTGGTCGAATATCCATATCCTGCTTGGCAAGTATCAAAAGGCTTTTCGCGATAACCGAGCTTTTCCACAGGAATTTCCATCCCCATGGCTCTTTGTAATCCTACATAATCAATGGAGGGCTGTTCATTGCTAACAGGTTCACTTGGTAGCGTCGTTTTTGCTTTATATACGGGTGATTCGACAGGCGCTGATGAGCATGCTGTAGCGAGCGCCGCGAGAACGACGATACCAATCCATTTCATTTGTGACTCCTAGGTAGAACTCTAAGATATCAAACAAACTCCGGCATGGATCTATGTTTT is part of the Bdellovibrionales bacterium genome and harbors:
- a CDS encoding cyclic nucleotide-binding domain-containing protein translates to MARPQDKNVFLIVSGNGNRITAMSEFINKNFTNCSIFHAADWFDTKYKIDNVFPKMVFVDEYLPKCSGLEIVAKIYKEKNHSDVHIVIMSVVADLDLYPPNGRIHYLTEPERENAVVEVVAKLVTPKTGTQTTEYTLRHLQAGEVLFKEGDATQSVYIVKNGTLKAYSDGLSGGRVTLGEIGAGEFVGEMGHFNHEPRSATIEAVTDVDLVEIPMSSLDNVIFSKPSWARALVKTLSQRLKRANKVLTG
- a CDS encoding NADP-dependent isocitrate dehydrogenase, with protein sequence MQKIKVTNPVVELDGDEMTRVIWSFIKNKLITPYLDMDIKYYDLGMEHRDATNDEVTVAAAEAIKKYNVGIKCATITPDEARVKEFNLKQMWKSPNGTIRNILDGTVFREPIVCENIPRLVPNWTAPICIGRHAFGDQYRATDFVTKGKGKLTITFEPEGGEKISHEVYNFKGDGVALAMYNTDESIRGFARSCFNMALTKKWPLYFSSKNTILKKYDGRFKDIFQELYDKEFKETFAKAGITYEHRLIDDMVASALKWNGNFVWACKNYDGDVQSDTVAQGFGSLGLMTSVLITPDGKTMESEAAHGTVTRHFRAHQQGKPTSTNPIASIFAWTRGLEHRGNLDGNKALVNFAQTLEKVCVDTVQSGKMTKDLAVCIYGDKVTQDQYMNTEPFLELLDSNLRKALTK
- a CDS encoding GAF domain-containing protein yields the protein MEFNTDEQLRLRVLKEYNILDSESEQAYDDITYLASTICRTPISLVSFIDKDRQWFKSHRGTSLQQTSLDTSICACVAQDRQPMIVPDTMNDPRFRDMELMKGPPFIRFYAGVPLISPEGVGLGALCVIDLEPRLMTSEQMQALTALARQVVALMELRKSQSQFHDQQAKLIHKTKLASLGEMAASIAHEINNPLTIINGNVGLLRRILSHIPEGRLPKANQYLESIEKTVHRIDKIVRGLKALSRDGFNDPYETVDLTTSIINANSLNREKFIYHGIEVRQNLPPAGALIECRSVQIEQIIINLLSNSFDAVRDLPQKWVDIAVFDEGDLWVIRIADSGQGIPENLQDKIMQPFFTTKEMHQGTGLGLSISKAIAEEHGGSLELDPISKNTCFVLTLPKKQKGLRKDS
- a CDS encoding lytic transglycosylase domain-containing protein translates to MTLSKKRIGVFAILSGWGLMVLLFQNMTLVEFSTLNLPSVDEQARQDQARELLGVSYKGSLAQRFEGEQDLNYLVYKKIESSMDEKWKSRLAEITEAVIMESRNQELDPIFVLAVIQTESGFNTDARGDAGEIGLMQILPKTAEWIAKKYKMPWKGANSLFDPVTNIKIGITYFAHLRNEFDSRAYHYLPAYNMGPKNMRKVSRTIGSISPDGKIIKRDYAMRVMKNYTSIYEQMISAQKEMVQFAKDNEVEQITR
- a CDS encoding LamG domain-containing protein, whose protein sequence is MGKLCGLLLSLGAALLVACSGDSSSNPERQKTFNRFWTPQYDKLQQYFQMSSSLFGDNSVFFAMVGYNGTVRNPNSMGMTTTSGMVGFATHFDGVDDRVFLPFYGNLNQAVFSLTAWIRVTGGGGDRCVLASRDTLPTRGYAVYVDSSGVPQVRLGNGSADTWIIARGAAIPNNVWTHIAVTFDGSSLRFYQNGFQVGVNFLVYAPNTTRPLYLGAGGTELNPNAADFFNGDIDEVGIWSSVLADTDVQTIYQHAYD
- a CDS encoding GreA/GreB family elongation factor, producing the protein MDKKKLIAHIRAELEKDLLVLKESERATREAATHEESKPENEYDTRALEASYLAGAQSKRITDTEELLVIFKHAEPKSFTDNDPISATALVETELNGKSSYFFVMTKGGGVNVTFEGKKIQVITPSSPLGEALLGLKVGDTALLEQGNRTLEYDIISIQ
- a CDS encoding cyclic nucleotide-binding domain-containing protein — translated: MAELENKRIFLVATSNPELNAQLEEAIKAHVQNSTVFTATDGIEALRKSENVPPHVVVVDFQIPKMNAVDLTRKILDRKDRMAVIILSPSVDEHLFMDEVVTGQVQFLSGTGKVSVFNNLVTRALNWVSHEDKALYHLIFLSPGEQLIKEGEKADFVYILKSGELKAYKSDPAGEIVLGTIVPGEFVGEMAYINGEARSANVKSTADCELIEIPSASLDAVLFSRPAWSKALLKTLSKRLKNSNDEKGAKTE
- a CDS encoding phosphate/phosphite/phosphonate ABC transporter substrate-binding protein, which gives rise to MPMTKYLLILASVFVLVNCTTKTEVGTPGNPIKISLVPGQDTKLLEENGKELEAYLKEKTGLPFEVNVPSSFIAVIEALGSKRADMAIMNTFGYIIAHDRYGAEAALTGVYKGRDVYWGQIIARKDGPKTLKDLNNKKIAFVDPSSGSGFVLPSKLLKDEKVQPKEVVFAGRHDSVVTMVYQRQVDAGATYHTPAENGEPQDARKLVKTQFPDVFDQIVIITKTDAIPNDPVVFRKDFPPELKKTVVDALKKMVKDEKGGKILYNLYHMDDFKDANLKDYDKVQQMLLDLGKSANDLIK
- a CDS encoding DUF1254 domain-containing protein is translated as MKSIRTYLMLIFSILALVGGSVLVMSCERDSKKRSQREDLARDAYSYGFPLVLMDTARRHTEVLSRSSDKQSKVPMYQFYHTRKVRENRYHDLASLDNDMIYSTAWLNLADDPVVLTIPSSGNHFFVGGLLQAWSDIFGVVGTRATGRGKQRFLLSGPQWKGSTPRGMKPLRSPTNLVWVPIRIYAGSGTDTASVRAFQNGLHLTPLSHWGKNKSGMRMVDVDLTVDPRIAPRDQVFSMSADEFYTKLCALMVDNPSPPIDTAFMDKLRTLGIVPTKNFKFSDLPVDSQRALSESVKGAKNFILAHQGSFSPTGRLVNGWTMPITTSGFGTDYHRRAYEAYLGLGALPPQDALFPIAYEDNMGQQLMGENSYKITFAKDKLPPVNAFWSITMFHLPDVNLIENAPRRYSIGQYTRTRPNPDGSLTIYIQPTSPGKDKEANWLPSGKGNFQLTMKMYWPKKEALEGRWTPPVVERVEQPRMTINY